The proteins below are encoded in one region of Silene latifolia isolate original U9 population chromosome 2, ASM4854445v1, whole genome shotgun sequence:
- the LOC141641155 gene encoding protein FAR1-RELATED SEQUENCE 5-like: MSTSDATTSSSTNNSFKTPRTRIETLNALQYIPFCPEEKKPKVGQVFETLESVELFYKEYCTICGFTPRLATRKRIKGNELPNSFALRNVVCNRQGVKESRKRKRTDTDTDTAENDAESDVTDISRVRPITRIDCRALVQFKYQENGTYIVTRFNEAHNHPLASPESTIFLKGNRKMTEVQKQVVTKVKVLKLGGVKAYRGWKELCGGYDNIGATEVDFKNFVRDIKTYIGNFDAQMFVENLIGRKETCSSFYFDFIVDENKCLAGVFWADPICIKNYMLFGEVLSADATYGTNKYEWCLCLSQELITTKGA; the protein is encoded by the coding sequence atgagtacaagtgatgcaactacgtCTTCTTCTACAAATAACAGCTTTAAAACACCAAGGACAAGAATTGAAACATTAAATGCACTCCAGTACATTCCATTCTGTCCAGAGGAAAAGAAACCTAAAGTAGGACAAGTATTCGAAACGCTAGAATCAGTAGAGTTATTCTACAAAGAATATTGTACAATCTGTGGCTTTACGCCAAGACTTGCAACAAGAAAAAGGATTAAAGGCAATGAGTTaccaaacagttttgcattaaggaatGTTGTCTGCAATAGGCAAGGTGTAAAGGAAAGTAGGAAAAGGAAGAGGACTGATACTGATACTGATACTGCTGAGAATGATGCAGAATCTGATGTGACAGACATAAGCCGTGTGAGGCCGATTACAAGAATTGACTGTCGTGCATTAGTGCAGTTTAAATACCAAGAAAATGGAACTTATATTGTTACCAGATTCAATGAAGCGCATAACCATCCACTTGCTTCGCCTGAATCTACAATATTCTTGAAAGGAAACCGAAAAATGACAGAGGTACAGAAGCAAGTTGTCACAAAGGTAAAGGTGCTAAAACTAGGTGGTGTGAAAGCCTATAGAGGTTGGAAGGAGCTGTGTGGAGGTTATGACAACATTGGGGCTACTGAGGTTGATTTCAAAAACTTTGTCAGGGACATAAAAACCTACATTGGTAATTTTGATGCACAAATGTTTGTTGAAAATCTTATTGGGAGAAAAGAGACATGCagttcattttactttgattttatagTAGATGAAAACAAGTGCCTGGCTGGAGTGTTTTGGGCAGATCCGATCTGCATAAAGAACTACATGCTGTTCGGTGAGGTTTTATCAGCAGATGCTACATATGGAACAAACAAGTACGAATGGTGTTTGTGCCTTTCACAGGAGTTGATCACCACAAAAGGTGCATAA
- the LOC141641156 gene encoding protein FAR1-RELATED SEQUENCE 5-like, whose protein sequence is MGGCQPRIIITDQDKSMKSVVPEVFKESTHRLCMWHKMKKLREKVSYQLFQDEDFKTRLNRCVWNNQLEPDEFEEQWGKILTDYQLVEHEWFSDLYDLREQWIPAYFKDVLMSGSMRVTSRSESENNFIDRFLTPHLTLVEFWVCYESALEAQRHKQSKLNSDNKHSEIPRKTKSNLEVHASEMYSHNIFKDFQTELVALCRFRFKDVEKIDETKIYILTDLQMPNKSWNVAYSPDNMEITCSVLCFERMGLLCEHRLWILHNQDFRKIPNRHNAKMDKSCNK, encoded by the coding sequence ATGGGCGGGTGCCAACCGAGAATTATAATTACTGATCAGGACAAATCAATGAAGTCGGTAGTCCCGGAAGTGTTTAAGGAGTCAACACACAGACTGTGCATGTGGCACAAAATGAAGAAACTAAGAGAAAAAGTCAGTTATCAACTGTTTCAAGATGAGGATTTTAAGACCAGGCTCAAtaggtgtgtttggaacaaccaacTTGAGCCTGATGAATTCGAAGAACAATGGGGGAAGATATTGACTGATTATCAACTTGTAGAACACGAGTGGTTTTCAGATTTGTACGATCTGAGGGAACAGTGGATCCCTGCCTATTTTAAAGATGTTTTAATGTCTGGCTCGATGAGGGTTACTTCTAGGTCTGAGAGTGAAAACAACTTCATTGACAGGTTCCTCACACCTCATTTGACCCTTGTTGAGTTTTGGGTGTGCTATGAGAGTGCCTTGGAAGCACAAAGACACAAGCAGTCCAAATTGAACAGTGACAACAAACACTCTGAAATCCCACGGAAAACAAAGTCAAACCTTGAAGTCCATGCTTCTGAAATGTACTCGCACAATATTTTCAAAGACTTCCAAACAGAATTGGTTGCGCTTTGTCGATTCCGTTTTAAAGATGTggagaagattgatgagacaaaaatatatattctaacAGACTTGCAGATGCCAAATAAGTCATGGAACGTAGCATATTCACCGGATAACATGGAGATTACTTGTTCTGTTCTATGTTTCGAGAGAATGGGCTTGTTGTGCGAGCACCGCCTTTGGATTCTACACAACCAAGATTTTCGAAAAATACCGAACAGACATAATGCAAAGATGGACAAAAGCTGCAATAAGTAA